In Vicugna pacos chromosome 6, VicPac4, whole genome shotgun sequence, the DNA window CAAAGAACTCACATAGTATCAGCCAGAACCAGAGTATGAATGGCAGGCCCCGGGTGGTCTGGGGGAGCAGGGCGTGGTGCTGCCACTGGTCAGGATCCAGGAAGAGCTGGGCCAGCTCCTCGGCCGGGATGGCGTTGGCGCCCATGAGCAGGGGCATCTGGGTGAGCAGCTGGACCATGGCGGTGGCGAGGCCGCTGTCGGTGATGAGGGACAAGTCCAGGATGAGATACAGGGAGCGCCTTGGTGGTGGCCGGGCCACATCCAGGGTGGGCGCGGGCAGCAGGGCGAGGGGCCGCCTGATCTGCAGCAGCACGAGGAGGGCGGCCACGGCCAGGGTGTTCTTCCAGAACAGGAGGCCTCGGAAGAAATGCAGGATGACCGCCCTGATCTGGGCCATGCTGAAGTGCGCAAGGAAGCTGTGGAGTATTTGGTCCGCTGGTATCAGAGCCAGAAGCTCTTGCTGGAGGTTCTGCCTGTTTGGCTTGTCCTGGGGAGGCGCAccttcattcttctcttcttccccagATTCTGGGGATAGGTCCCCCGGGGACCCTCCAGTAGTGAAAAGCATGGATGGCCACGTGGCAGTGTGGTGCTGGAAAGCCCTCTGGCGGCGGTTCCGTCCGGGCGGCCGGGGGTGGCCGCCGGTGGCTCCCGGCCGCTGCATGACATCGAAGTTGAAGTGGGAGAAGAAGAAGACCCAGTGCCCGGGGAGAAGCACGGTGAGCCCGTCGTTGTTCAGAGAGGCGAGGTCCTCCGCGCTGAGAAGGATCATGATGGGCTCCTCGGTGTTCTCCAGGTAGCGGCACCACACCATGAAGGCGGCCCGAATCGGAAGGATCTTCATCTCCACTTGCGAGGACTCGACCTCGAGAGGGGAGATGTTGCGCGAGTAGAAGGCGCAGGAGACTCTCTTGCCAGTTTGGTCGTCTACTTGGATCAGGGAGGCGTGCAGAGACTTCTGGGTGATGCCTGCTTCCAAGTAGAACGGGTTCTGGGGcttggggtggtggaggaggggcgCCTTGCGGAAAGCCTGCTTCAGACGCTTGAAGGCCTCCTGCTCCTCGTCTCCCCAGTAGAACGGTTGGTCGGGCAGCAGCTGGCGCAGCAGCGGCTCTGTGATGACGGCGAAGCGGTCCACGAAGTGCCGGTACGGCAAGGCGAATTCCATTAGGTGTCGCAGGGACTTCTTAGAACCAGGGACGGGGTAGCCCGTGACCGTAGTCACGATGCTCTTGTTTAGTTGCACCCCTTTGGGCGTCAGGACGAACCCCAGGAACTCGGCGGTGTGTTGGTGGAACTGGCTCCTGTCCAGGGAGCAGTACACGTGATGATACCGGAAGCGGACCAGGACTTGGCGGACATGCTGCAGGTGCTCCTCCTGGCTCATTGAGTAGACCAGGACGTCCTGCCCGTAGGACAGCACAAAGTAACCTAGCATGTCCTTCAGGATGAAGTGAATCACGCTCTGGGGGATGATGGGGTCTGCGCAGATCAGAAAGGGCTGGTAGCTCGTCATGTCTTGGAGCTCCAGCCCGAACGCCGCTTTCCACACGTCTTCTGCTTGGTGTAAGTTCATGCTTTCGTCCACGATGGTCCCACGCAGTTCCAGCTTCGTGAACCACGTGGCTCCGTGTAGCTGGTCGAACAGCTCTGGAATCGTCTGTATGTAGTCCTGCCTGTTGGTCAGCATATCCTGCAGGTCCCAGTACTCATCCCGCAGCCTGGCTCCTTGCCTCCCGGCACCCACGGGTTCCCACGATGCAGCGGAGGGACACTCTTGAAAGGTCTCGCTGTGATCACTGTCTCCAGCCTGCTGAAGCTCAGAGGGCTCTGATTCAGAAAGATCATCGGATCCGTCTGAGCTTGGCTGGTCGGAAGTCTCATCGTCCGCTTCCTTCGGGTTGAACACGTCGGCCAGGTCGGAGTAGAGCGGCGGCAAGCCGGGCAGCGGGCTGACGGCGTGTCTCCCCAGCGCGGTGCACGGCGGGGGCGGGCGGAGGCAGTTCTTCAGGCAGTAGGGCGAGTGGAAGGTGCAGTGGCCTTTGGCCCAGTCGACCTCGGGGGTGTGGACTCGGAGCCAGTTGATGCCTAGTATCACAGAGAAGTTGGGCGAAGGAACGACATCGAATTCGAGGGCCTCCTGGTGGTCCTGGTGGACGCACACCAGGGGCTCGGTGTGCAGCCAGACAGGCACATCGCCGACCAGCGAGCCGCCCACGGGCTGGGCCGGCTGCGGGCAGGGCTTCTCGTAGAGCTCCACGTAGTGCTCTTGGGCGAACCGCACGTCCATGAGGTTGGCGCCCGCCCCCGAGTCCACCAGGGCCTGGACTGCCACACTGTGGTAGGGGTTGACCCTGACCATGAGCAGCAGGAAGAGGTGGTCGCGGTCGATGGCGGGGTGGACCTCGCGAGGCAGCCAGCTGCTCACCATCCACCTCTCCGGGGCAGGTGAGTCGATCCAGGTCAGGTTCCGTGGGCGGGCCTCCGGGGGCAGCCGCAGCATCGCCCTTCTCTCCGCCAGCTTCTCTTCTATTTGCAGGACCAGCACGATCAGGCTCTCCAGCGAATCTGGCTGAGGAACGCGGAACAGATAGTGCCTGATCTCCTCCTTGAGCCCCTGACACAGGTGGGCCTGCAGCACCTCGTCTGGCCAGCCCAAGGTGGGTACCAGGCCGCGGAACTCGTTGATGTATTGGATGGCGGTGCGGTCCCCCTGCCTGATGCTCAGCATGGCCTCTTGCGCCACGCGCTGGGCCTGGCGGTACTCGAACATATCTGACATGGCCTCCAGGAAGGCCGGGAAGTCGTTGATCAGGGGGCTCCCCGCCTGCACCAGGTTTCTGGCCCATTCCAAGGCCATGCCTGAGAGATGGCAGACGATGTACCCCACTCGCAGGCGGTCACTGTAGAACGTTCTTGGGTAGCTCTGTAAGATCAGTTGGCAGAGCACGATGAATTCGTGGTATTCTCGGCGATCGCCCGAGAACTTGGTTGGGATGGGCAGTTGGCCAGCGCTGATGCCCTCCGTCAGGATCTCCTCCGCCACCCTCTGCTGCTCTCGGAGGTCCTGCATCCGGAAGTGCAGAGAGATGATGGACCTCACCATGGCCATGATTTCCGCCATCGAGCTCTCCGTCTGCTCCTCTGGCTGCTCCTCCTCTCCTGACCCTGCCAGGTCAGTGTCGTCGTCTTGCTCTTCTTGGTCCCCCCATGGGTTGACTGATGCTTCTCCCATTCTACCAGGTGCCTCACCAAAAGGACCCCCCACTTCCAGATGTGAACCCTCGAGTGACTCCTCCAGGTCTTGGAGTAGGTCATTGGGTGGATCCTTTATTTCCCTATGTGGGCCACTGGATGGCTCCTCCATGTCTTGGAGGAGGTCAATGGGCAGCTCTTCTTCCGCTTCCTGGGTGGGGCCGCTGGCCAGCCCCACCACCTCCTGTGCTCCGCTGCCTGGTGTCTCCACGG includes these proteins:
- the RTL1 gene encoding retrotransposon-like protein 1 yields the protein MIEPSEDSFETMMERKNPSSKQMESSEGSSNTTVETPGSGAQEVVGLASGPTQEAEEELPIDLLQDMEEPSSGPHREIKDPPNDLLQDLEESLEGSHLEVGGPFGEAPGRMGEASVNPWGDQEEQDDDTDLAGSGEEEQPEEQTESSMAEIMAMVRSIISLHFRMQDLREQQRVAEEILTEGISAGQLPIPTKFSGDRREYHEFIVLCQLILQSYPRTFYSDRLRVGYIVCHLSGMALEWARNLVQAGSPLINDFPAFLEAMSDMFEYRQAQRVAQEAMLSIRQGDRTAIQYINEFRGLVPTLGWPDEVLQAHLCQGLKEEIRHYLFRVPQPDSLESLIVLVLQIEEKLAERRAMLRLPPEARPRNLTWIDSPAPERWMVSSWLPREVHPAIDRDHLFLLLMVRVNPYHSVAVQALVDSGAGANLMDVRFAQEHYVELYEKPCPQPAQPVGGSLVGDVPVWLHTEPLVCVHQDHQEALEFDVVPSPNFSVILGINWLRVHTPEVDWAKGHCTFHSPYCLKNCLRPPPPCTALGRHAVSPLPGLPPLYSDLADVFNPKEADDETSDQPSSDGSDDLSESEPSELQQAGDSDHSETFQECPSAASWEPVGAGRQGARLRDEYWDLQDMLTNRQDYIQTIPELFDQLHGATWFTKLELRGTIVDESMNLHQAEDVWKAAFGLELQDMTSYQPFLICADPIIPQSVIHFILKDMLGYFVLSYGQDVLVYSMSQEEHLQHVRQVLVRFRYHHVYCSLDRSQFHQHTAEFLGFVLTPKGVQLNKSIVTTVTGYPVPGSKKSLRHLMEFALPYRHFVDRFAVITEPLLRQLLPDQPFYWGDEEQEAFKRLKQAFRKAPLLHHPKPQNPFYLEAGITQKSLHASLIQVDDQTGKRVSCAFYSRNISPLEVESSQVEMKILPIRAAFMVWCRYLENTEEPIMILLSAEDLASLNNDGLTVLLPGHWVFFFSHFNFDVMQRPGATGGHPRPPGRNRRQRAFQHHTATWPSMLFTTGGSPGDLSPESGEEEKNEGAPPQDKPNRQNLQQELLALIPADQILHSFLAHFSMAQIRAVILHFFRGLLFWKNTLAVAALLVLLQIRRPLALLPAPTLDVARPPPRRSLYLILDLSLITDSGLATAMVQLLTQMPLLMGANAIPAEELAQLFLDPDQWQHHALLPQTTRGLPFILWFWLILCEFFGVRVIPGEGTRPLQNRPLELHVVEDEDVVLREALQDDLQRYRQCGLHDGLQDTSQDEQNDVQEALSPAPCIHTDMAITLRPRRHLPTDPDVLSLLSDTLLYMRSTQGQSILINRELVARTLSRFLTVIYIQVPSATSWASPPREEATLEELPSNVDDVDDTDDVDDEDDVDNTDDVDDTDDVDDEDDVDDEDDVDDEDDVDDEDDVDDEDDVDDEDDVDDEDDVDDEDDVDDVDDCDYDNGDEDSDFD